One segment of Arcanobacterium phocae DNA contains the following:
- a CDS encoding alanine/glycine:cation symporter family protein: MNNIWDSLNANFSWFNDVIYTWILIPLLIGAGLYFTVRSKGLQFRLFRKMFKVIGRSREKEKGQISSFQAFAIGLAARVGTGNIAGVAVAITLGGAGAVFWMWVVAILGMATAFIEAALAQLFKVPWRDGTFRGGPAYYIWKGLGSWGWGAAFAVALLFTYGIAFELVQSNTISNTLYDAYNFPTWATGLVVTVLTGLVILGGLKSVARVTEIVAPAMALVYIAISLAVIATHLDHIIPVFTEIFESAFGINEAFAGTAGGFTAALMNGVKRGLYSNEAGMGSAPNAASTATTIHPARQALIQSMGVFVDTMLVCSATAFIILTSGIYVPGQDVEGATLTTSAAVSALGGWLEPVMIILVFVFCFSSLIGNYAYAEVNMDYLFPGKKSADVVLRVIVVAATFIGAIAKLGLVWTLADTSMFFMAVINLVAIILLGKWAFGVLRDFESTDGEGAFVAVENQYLPGEIPDTIWTKETAGQEH; the protein is encoded by the coding sequence ATGAACAATATATGGGACAGCTTAAATGCGAACTTTTCGTGGTTTAACGATGTCATTTATACGTGGATTCTTATCCCGCTCTTGATCGGAGCTGGGCTATATTTTACCGTGCGCTCTAAAGGCCTACAGTTCCGTTTATTTCGGAAGATGTTCAAAGTTATTGGGCGAAGCCGAGAAAAGGAAAAGGGACAGATCTCATCGTTCCAAGCTTTCGCCATTGGTTTAGCGGCCCGGGTGGGAACCGGCAATATTGCCGGAGTTGCGGTAGCTATTACCTTAGGTGGAGCTGGCGCAGTATTCTGGATGTGGGTTGTCGCGATTCTAGGAATGGCGACGGCGTTCATTGAAGCTGCTCTAGCGCAACTTTTCAAAGTGCCGTGGCGTGACGGGACATTCCGTGGTGGGCCAGCCTACTACATTTGGAAAGGACTCGGATCCTGGGGTTGGGGTGCAGCCTTCGCAGTAGCTCTGCTGTTTACCTACGGCATCGCTTTCGAACTAGTCCAGTCCAATACGATCTCAAACACTCTTTATGACGCTTATAACTTTCCAACATGGGCAACCGGTCTGGTTGTTACAGTTTTGACTGGTCTTGTCATCTTGGGTGGACTCAAATCTGTTGCACGTGTGACTGAAATTGTCGCTCCAGCAATGGCACTCGTCTATATTGCAATTTCGCTCGCAGTCATTGCTACCCATCTTGACCATATTATTCCGGTATTTACTGAGATCTTTGAATCAGCATTCGGGATAAATGAAGCATTTGCTGGAACTGCTGGTGGATTCACTGCGGCATTAATGAACGGTGTCAAGCGAGGACTTTACTCGAACGAGGCTGGAATGGGATCTGCTCCTAACGCAGCCTCAACCGCAACTACGATTCACCCAGCACGTCAAGCTCTCATCCAGTCGATGGGCGTTTTTGTTGACACTATGCTCGTATGTTCAGCAACTGCATTCATCATCCTGACCTCTGGAATCTATGTGCCTGGACAAGACGTTGAGGGCGCTACTTTGACAACAAGTGCAGCTGTTTCCGCTCTCGGTGGATGGTTGGAGCCAGTGATGATCATATTGGTCTTTGTTTTCTGTTTCTCCAGCCTCATTGGAAACTATGCTTATGCTGAAGTGAACATGGATTATCTTTTCCCAGGTAAAAAATCGGCCGACGTCGTTCTTCGAGTCATCGTGGTTGCTGCCACCTTCATCGGTGCGATCGCTAAACTCGGTTTGGTCTGGACACTAGCCGACACCTCGATGTTCTTTATGGCGGTCATCAACCTTGTTGCAATTATTCTGCTAGGCAAATGGGCATTCGGTGTCTTACGTGACTTCGAGTCTACCGACGGCGAAGGCGCATTTGTAGCGGTCGAGAACCAGTATCTGCCGGGTGAAATCCCAGATACGATTTGGACCAAAGAAACTGCTGGCCAAGAACACTGA
- a CDS encoding uracil-DNA glycosylase, protein MSDLDEVMHPTWAQAMEPVAKNIHQMGDFLRNELAQGHRYLPAGENVLRAFQQPLPDIRVLIVGQDPYPTPGHPVGLSFSVDRTVKPLPRSLVNIYQELHDDLGLIPPAHGDLSSWTHQGIMLLNRVLTVAPGAPGSHAQRGWEVITDHAIRVLAARKAPLVAILWGKQAQSLARLIPETPTVMSPHPSPLSAHRGFFGSKPFSQANQLLVQQGAEPVDWTIR, encoded by the coding sequence ATGAGTGATCTTGATGAAGTCATGCACCCAACGTGGGCACAAGCTATGGAACCAGTTGCTAAAAATATTCACCAAATGGGAGATTTTCTTCGGAACGAACTAGCCCAAGGGCATCGTTACCTTCCAGCTGGAGAAAACGTCTTACGCGCTTTTCAGCAGCCGCTACCAGATATTCGTGTACTCATCGTTGGTCAAGATCCCTATCCCACTCCAGGACATCCGGTTGGCTTATCTTTCTCCGTTGACCGCACAGTGAAACCACTTCCCCGATCGCTTGTGAACATTTACCAGGAACTCCACGATGATCTAGGCCTGATACCACCCGCGCACGGCGACCTCTCATCATGGACACATCAAGGAATAATGCTTCTAAACCGAGTTTTGACAGTAGCGCCCGGCGCTCCTGGCTCGCACGCACAGCGTGGCTGGGAGGTTATCACAGATCATGCGATTAGGGTTCTCGCGGCTCGCAAAGCACCACTCGTAGCAATCCTGTGGGGCAAGCAAGCACAGTCACTAGCCCGGCTAATACCCGAAACACCCACCGTTATGAGTCCACACCCTTCTCCGCTATCCGCACATCGCGGGTTCTTCGGCTCCAAGCCGTTTTCTCAAGCAAATCAGCTACTAGTACAGCAAGGAGCCGAGCCTGTGGACTGGACCATCCGCTAA
- a CDS encoding potassium channel family protein, with amino-acid sequence MRLRHSVQKHDVAVFGLGRFGSALALELVYAGYSVLGIDKSPAVVQSLANKLPHVVATDPTNPDTLEELGIQDFSRVVVAIGNDLASSILVTSALLKMNGPEVWAKASTPQQGQILEQMGVNHIFYPETDMGRRAAHIVAQSFNDYVELGYGYALVSTTVNDAMTGVELAELGLRRSKGISIIAVKGPDDHWVNAYAETILKPGDEILAVGPTKTIGFIVAD; translated from the coding sequence ATGCGTTTGCGCCACTCTGTTCAAAAACATGATGTTGCTGTGTTCGGGCTAGGTCGATTTGGATCTGCGTTAGCTCTGGAGCTGGTGTACGCCGGTTATAGTGTGCTTGGAATCGACAAGTCACCTGCGGTTGTGCAAAGTTTGGCAAATAAGCTTCCTCATGTTGTAGCAACTGATCCGACTAATCCCGATACGCTGGAAGAACTGGGTATCCAGGATTTCTCGCGAGTTGTGGTGGCGATTGGAAACGATCTAGCCTCGTCGATTTTGGTGACGTCTGCGTTGTTGAAGATGAATGGCCCAGAGGTATGGGCAAAAGCATCAACGCCGCAACAGGGGCAAATCCTTGAGCAGATGGGCGTTAACCACATCTTCTACCCAGAAACCGATATGGGACGACGAGCCGCCCACATCGTCGCTCAGTCGTTCAATGACTACGTGGAACTGGGCTATGGCTACGCTCTTGTTTCGACGACGGTGAACGACGCAATGACTGGTGTGGAATTAGCAGAACTAGGCTTGCGCCGGTCAAAAGGCATTTCGATTATTGCGGTCAAAGGACCGGACGATCATTGGGTTAATGCGTATGCTGAAACCATTCTTAAACCAGGAGACGAAATCTTGGCGGTTGGCCCTACAAAGACGATCGGCTTTATCGTCGCTGATTGA
- a CDS encoding TrkH family potassium uptake protein, giving the protein MNRLRKMRPTYILIFAFLLTIIVGTFLLMLPISVTGQPPWPYPLSTPPHEYGPQFNGGAPFSVAFFTATSATAVTGLAVVDTATYYSPFGQTIIGILIQLGGMGTMTVVTLVAMVLARRLDMRTREVASATVSGTGLGNIRRVIFGVVLLTAVVETSIAAMLLGRFLYLGHAFQRALGEAWFHSISAFNNAGFSLYTDSLVRFATDPWIILPISAAIIIGGLGYPALLAFYSSGMHWWRWPMTTRLVVVGTISLLLTGWIFFALAEWTNPNTLGNQSSSGKVLMAFFASVTPRTAGFNSIDVGSMTDISRVLTDMFMFIGGGPGGTAGGVKITTAFVIGFVVWSEMRGGRAVNVLGLRLPRSAQRQALTVMSLSSMAVMAGTTLLMIQTTANLDQALFEVVSAFSTVGLSTGITATLPESSQLVLITLMIIGRLGPLTIATALALRTTPLTYELPKDRPLIG; this is encoded by the coding sequence GTGAATCGTCTCCGAAAGATGCGACCCACCTATATTCTCATTTTCGCATTCTTGCTGACAATAATAGTGGGCACCTTCTTGCTGATGCTCCCGATCTCTGTTACCGGGCAGCCTCCATGGCCATATCCATTATCTACTCCGCCACATGAATACGGCCCGCAATTTAATGGCGGAGCCCCATTTTCAGTCGCCTTTTTTACCGCCACATCAGCCACTGCTGTGACCGGACTTGCAGTTGTTGACACTGCGACTTACTACTCCCCCTTTGGTCAGACCATCATTGGCATATTGATCCAATTAGGTGGTATGGGCACGATGACGGTAGTTACGCTTGTGGCAATGGTTCTAGCACGGCGTCTAGACATGAGAACCCGCGAAGTGGCATCAGCGACGGTGAGTGGCACCGGGCTAGGAAATATCCGCCGAGTTATCTTTGGTGTAGTCCTCTTAACCGCCGTCGTCGAAACTTCCATAGCAGCTATGCTCCTCGGACGATTTTTATATCTCGGTCATGCTTTTCAACGAGCACTGGGCGAAGCGTGGTTCCACTCCATTTCAGCATTCAACAATGCCGGCTTTTCACTATATACCGACTCTTTAGTTAGGTTCGCCACCGATCCATGGATTATTTTGCCCATATCGGCGGCTATCATCATAGGCGGATTGGGATACCCCGCACTTCTAGCCTTCTATAGTTCTGGGATGCACTGGTGGCGTTGGCCAATGACTACCCGGTTAGTCGTTGTGGGAACGATTAGTTTGCTCCTCACCGGCTGGATTTTCTTTGCACTCGCCGAGTGGACGAATCCTAATACACTCGGAAATCAGAGCTCGTCCGGGAAAGTTTTGATGGCATTTTTCGCTTCGGTTACTCCACGAACCGCTGGTTTTAATTCGATCGACGTCGGTTCCATGACAGATATTTCTCGCGTATTAACCGATATGTTCATGTTCATTGGTGGTGGACCAGGTGGAACTGCAGGCGGCGTAAAGATAACGACGGCGTTCGTGATCGGTTTCGTTGTTTGGTCTGAGATGCGTGGCGGTCGCGCTGTTAATGTTCTTGGGTTGCGATTACCACGCTCGGCGCAACGTCAAGCATTAACGGTTATGTCGTTGTCTTCAATGGCCGTTATGGCTGGAACAACACTACTGATGATTCAAACCACGGCGAATCTGGATCAGGCATTATTTGAAGTAGTTTCCGCGTTCTCCACCGTTGGCCTATCTACTGGCATTACGGCGACGTTACCCGAATCTAGCCAACTTGTTCTCATTACTTTAATGATCATTGGGCGTTTGGGACCGCTCACCATTGCTACTGCGTTAGCATTGCGGACAACACCGCTCACCTATGAGCTTCCTAAAGATCGGCCGTTAATCGGCTAA
- the groL gene encoding chaperonin GroEL (60 kDa chaperone family; promotes refolding of misfolded polypeptides especially under stressful conditions; forms two stacked rings of heptamers to form a barrel-shaped 14mer; ends can be capped by GroES; misfolded proteins enter the barrel where they are refolded when GroES binds), whose product MVKIIAYNEEARRGMERGLDALANTVKVTLGPKGRNVVLDKKWGAPTITNDGVSIAKEIDLEDPFEKIGAELVKEVAKKTDDVAGDGTTTATVLAQALVKEGLRNVAAGANPIALRKGIDKAVAKIVEQLLTNAKEVETKEEIAATAAISAGDKEIGELIAEALDKVGKEGVVTVEESNTFGTELELTEGMSFDKGYLSPYFVTDVDRQEAVLEDAYVLLVESKISNVKDMLPVLEKVMQTGKPLVIIAEDIEGEALATLVVNKIRGTFKSAAVKAPGFGDRRKEMLQDMAILTGGQVISETVGLKLENADIELLGRARKVVLTKDSTTIVEGAGTAEDIAARVSTIKTQIENSTSDYDREKLQERLAKLAGGVAVIKSGAATEVELKERKHRIEDAVRNAKAAVEEGIVSGGGVALIHAADQALADLELEGDEATGANIVRVSVAAPLKQIAVNAGLEGGVVAEKVRSLPVGHGLNAATGEYEDLLAAGVNDPVKVTRSALQNAASIAGLFLTTEAVVADKPEPPAAPAPGAEDMGGMY is encoded by the coding sequence ATGGTAAAAATCATTGCTTACAACGAAGAAGCACGCCGTGGCATGGAGCGTGGTCTTGATGCGCTTGCAAACACCGTCAAGGTCACTCTTGGACCAAAAGGCCGCAACGTTGTTCTAGATAAGAAGTGGGGAGCTCCCACGATTACAAACGATGGCGTGTCCATTGCTAAAGAAATCGATCTTGAAGATCCATTTGAGAAGATCGGTGCTGAACTAGTCAAGGAAGTCGCTAAGAAGACTGATGACGTTGCCGGTGACGGTACCACCACCGCTACCGTTCTTGCGCAGGCTCTCGTCAAGGAAGGCCTACGCAACGTCGCTGCTGGCGCAAACCCAATCGCTCTTCGTAAGGGCATTGACAAGGCTGTCGCCAAGATCGTAGAGCAGCTACTTACAAATGCTAAGGAAGTCGAGACTAAGGAAGAAATCGCAGCCACCGCTGCTATCTCCGCTGGTGATAAGGAAATCGGCGAGCTCATCGCTGAGGCCCTCGACAAGGTCGGCAAGGAAGGCGTTGTGACCGTTGAAGAGTCCAACACCTTTGGCACCGAGCTCGAGCTCACCGAAGGTATGTCCTTCGACAAGGGTTACCTCTCGCCATACTTCGTCACTGACGTTGACCGCCAAGAAGCAGTCCTCGAAGACGCATACGTCCTCTTGGTTGAATCCAAGATCTCCAACGTCAAGGACATGCTCCCAGTCCTCGAAAAGGTTATGCAGACTGGCAAGCCACTGGTGATTATTGCTGAAGATATCGAAGGTGAAGCACTCGCAACCCTCGTCGTCAACAAGATCCGTGGTACCTTCAAGTCTGCTGCTGTTAAGGCGCCAGGCTTCGGCGATCGCCGCAAGGAAATGCTTCAGGACATGGCTATCCTCACCGGCGGTCAGGTCATTTCGGAAACTGTTGGTCTCAAGCTTGAGAATGCTGACATTGAGCTTCTTGGTCGCGCCCGCAAGGTCGTGCTCACCAAGGATTCCACCACCATTGTTGAAGGTGCTGGAACCGCAGAAGACATCGCTGCTCGCGTCTCCACCATCAAGACCCAGATCGAGAACTCCACCTCCGATTACGATCGTGAGAAGCTCCAAGAGCGCCTCGCAAAGCTCGCCGGTGGCGTTGCCGTGATCAAGTCCGGTGCCGCAACCGAAGTTGAACTCAAGGAACGCAAGCACCGCATTGAGGACGCTGTCCGCAACGCAAAGGCTGCTGTTGAAGAAGGTATCGTCTCCGGTGGTGGCGTTGCACTTATCCACGCAGCTGACCAGGCACTCGCTGATCTCGAACTCGAAGGCGACGAAGCAACCGGCGCAAACATCGTTCGCGTTTCGGTCGCAGCACCACTCAAGCAGATCGCAGTTAACGCTGGTCTCGAAGGTGGAGTTGTTGCTGAAAAGGTTCGCTCACTCCCAGTTGGTCACGGCCTAAACGCTGCAACCGGTGAATATGAGGATCTGCTCGCTGCTGGCGTGAACGATCCAGTGAAGGTTACCCGTTCTGCACTTCAGAACGCAGCATCCATCGCTGGTCTATTCCTCACCACCGAAGCAGTTGTGGCTGACAAGCCAGAGCCACCAGCTGCTCCAGCACCAGGTGCTGAAGACATGGGTGGCATGTACTAA
- a CDS encoding DUF3263 domain-containing protein, whose translation MSDGEEDKTEELTEIERRILALEESWWTIAQTKDRAIEQELGMTPMRYYILLSRMLEEERVWRARPQLVDRLRRLRDKRTNERTVS comes from the coding sequence ATGAGTGATGGGGAAGAAGATAAGACTGAGGAACTGACAGAGATCGAACGTCGGATACTAGCACTAGAAGAATCGTGGTGGACGATTGCGCAAACTAAAGATCGAGCAATCGAACAAGAACTCGGTATGACGCCAATGCGGTACTATATTCTTCTGTCTCGAATGCTAGAAGAAGAACGTGTTTGGCGAGCTCGTCCACAACTGGTGGATCGGCTGCGCAGACTGCGTGATAAGCGTACGAATGAACGCACTGTGTCCTGA
- a CDS encoding glycine C-acetyltransferase produces the protein MFSIREELATTLNEIKAAGLYKDEREILSPQSAHIRTGQGELLNFCANNYLGLADNPEIIAASHAGLDEYGYGTASVRFICGTQDIHRKLERKIADYVGMEDAILFPSAFDANGGIFEVLLGKDDAVVSDELNHASIIDGVRLSKARRFRYKNSDMEQLREQLVAARAEGVGRILIVTDGVFSMDGYYAKLPEICDLADEFDAMVMVDDSHATGIVGEHGAGTPSEFGVSDRVDILSGTLGKALGGASGGYIAGPAELIALLKQRARPYLFSNAVAPSLVAGSLKALDVAREGDDLREKIADNAQLFRSLMAEAGFELLPGSHAIIAVMFPGDDGARLAGQIAAKLGELGVYVTAFSYPVVPLGKARIRVQLSAAHSVEDVRAAVAAFVQARDAVSV, from the coding sequence ATGTTTAGTATTCGAGAAGAATTAGCAACGACGCTGAACGAGATCAAAGCAGCTGGACTTTATAAAGATGAGCGGGAAATTCTATCCCCGCAGTCCGCACATATCCGTACTGGACAGGGCGAGTTGTTGAACTTTTGCGCGAATAACTATCTGGGATTGGCTGATAATCCAGAGATTATTGCTGCTTCGCATGCGGGGCTAGATGAGTACGGTTATGGTACTGCTTCGGTACGTTTTATCTGCGGAACACAAGATATTCACCGCAAGCTAGAGCGGAAAATTGCAGATTATGTGGGAATGGAAGATGCCATTTTGTTCCCGTCAGCATTCGATGCAAACGGCGGTATTTTTGAGGTTTTGTTAGGCAAGGACGACGCCGTTGTTTCTGACGAACTCAACCATGCCTCGATTATCGACGGCGTTCGGTTAAGTAAGGCTCGTCGGTTCCGGTACAAGAACTCAGATATGGAGCAGTTGCGTGAACAGTTAGTAGCTGCGCGTGCTGAGGGCGTGGGACGGATCCTGATCGTCACCGACGGCGTGTTCTCAATGGATGGTTATTACGCGAAACTGCCAGAGATTTGCGATTTGGCAGATGAGTTTGACGCGATGGTAATGGTTGACGATTCGCACGCTACTGGCATTGTTGGTGAGCACGGTGCGGGTACGCCGTCTGAATTTGGTGTCAGTGATCGGGTAGATATTCTCAGCGGTACTTTGGGTAAGGCACTCGGTGGAGCGTCGGGTGGTTATATTGCTGGACCGGCTGAATTGATTGCGTTGCTTAAACAGCGTGCGCGGCCGTATTTGTTCTCGAATGCCGTTGCACCATCTCTGGTTGCGGGATCATTGAAGGCTTTGGATGTGGCACGTGAAGGTGATGATTTGCGTGAAAAGATTGCTGATAATGCGCAGTTGTTCCGCTCATTGATGGCTGAGGCGGGTTTTGAATTGCTCCCTGGCTCGCATGCGATTATTGCGGTGATGTTCCCGGGTGACGACGGCGCGCGCCTTGCCGGGCAGATTGCTGCTAAGTTAGGTGAGTTGGGCGTTTATGTTACTGCGTTCTCGTATCCGGTGGTGCCGTTGGGTAAGGCACGTATTCGTGTTCAGCTTTCGGCTGCGCATTCGGTTGAGGACGTACGTGCGGCAGTTGCAGCATTCGTTCAGGCACGGGACGCTGTTTCAGTATAA
- a CDS encoding LytR C-terminal domain-containing protein, which translates to MNEYVEDEFDRLAQERQNLGAHRKSKRLNPWLIALVAVLVFAPLIGWGAGMWTASDSKSRDDSATSQPVAEQSEDGEAEQSTEEKSAQEQAEEPAPEQTTAEQPPLNTAVSVQVLNGRGEAGLAKKITEDLVAGGYANATGGNYSGGSEPAVTTVFYSKETFKAEAQDIASKVGGAEVQDGSALQLGAQIVVVMR; encoded by the coding sequence GTGAACGAATACGTAGAAGATGAATTTGATCGCTTAGCTCAAGAACGGCAAAATCTTGGAGCTCATCGGAAGTCTAAGCGGTTAAACCCATGGTTGATAGCTCTTGTTGCAGTATTAGTCTTTGCGCCACTTATTGGCTGGGGAGCTGGCATGTGGACGGCGAGTGATTCCAAATCGCGTGATGATTCAGCAACATCTCAACCAGTGGCGGAACAATCTGAAGACGGCGAGGCTGAGCAATCTACGGAAGAGAAGTCTGCGCAGGAACAGGCAGAAGAACCAGCCCCGGAGCAGACCACTGCGGAACAGCCACCCCTTAATACTGCTGTCTCAGTACAAGTATTGAATGGACGTGGCGAAGCTGGGCTAGCGAAAAAAATTACTGAAGATCTTGTGGCTGGTGGTTACGCCAACGCAACGGGTGGAAACTATTCCGGTGGCAGTGAACCAGCTGTGACTACCGTGTTTTATAGCAAAGAAACTTTTAAGGCTGAAGCGCAAGACATTGCCTCTAAAGTAGGCGGTGCTGAGGTGCAAGACGGCTCTGCGCTCCAACTCGGTGCCCAGATCGTTGTAGTCATGCGCTAA
- a CDS encoding thioester domain-containing protein: MTFLVRIVQGLLVVALFCSGMSMAYGDERKPELLPQDGELVGLNMRYLPAVDAGSQAGYTQKTWHARPALFSVKNVGEGVYHAYCLEITVPTDRQAPLHVTNWDGFVGNNAFRADKSVRQKVAWIVQHSYPARSLEYLAHEVGVTELSIQQAVTATQSAIWHLTDGVTPDFSALGQQDTDGVDAQGIAATYHYLLSSINVGLTQESLQPTVAFSLPEGDSFAGQLVGPIRVEANVPTVSIEVPEDFSLASKVGDHIDPANISSGQEIYVDARNVHDAGKIDLTGTVNTAELNGSLLTPGISAENHGQTLIMVRELTKQIRHVAHIGWRSEQDVCRDVDGIPVTDSVSGRILPKDSPQCVVVPAVNETPESSQLSDDSGKQHEVSEVSSDRPQLAKTGSEIYVLVSLATITIAVGIALTRRERRKYREVL; the protein is encoded by the coding sequence ATGACATTTCTTGTTCGCATCGTGCAGGGTCTACTTGTCGTCGCATTGTTTTGTTCTGGCATGAGTATGGCTTATGGTGATGAGCGAAAGCCGGAACTCTTGCCTCAAGACGGCGAATTAGTAGGTCTTAATATGCGTTATTTGCCAGCTGTAGACGCTGGTAGTCAAGCAGGTTATACCCAAAAAACTTGGCATGCTCGGCCGGCGCTATTTTCAGTCAAGAATGTAGGTGAAGGTGTTTACCATGCTTACTGTTTGGAGATAACGGTCCCCACAGATCGGCAAGCACCTTTACATGTTACTAACTGGGATGGATTCGTTGGTAACAATGCATTTAGAGCCGATAAGTCAGTGCGCCAAAAAGTGGCTTGGATTGTCCAGCATTCATACCCGGCACGGAGCTTAGAATATCTCGCACATGAGGTTGGGGTTACTGAGCTGTCGATTCAACAAGCGGTGACTGCCACGCAGTCAGCTATCTGGCATTTGACAGATGGAGTGACTCCTGACTTTTCTGCTCTAGGTCAGCAAGATACGGATGGGGTGGATGCTCAGGGTATCGCAGCTACCTATCATTATCTGCTTTCCAGCATAAATGTCGGGTTAACGCAAGAGTCTCTGCAACCTACGGTGGCTTTTAGTCTGCCGGAAGGCGATAGCTTTGCTGGGCAACTTGTGGGGCCAATTCGAGTTGAAGCAAATGTTCCTACCGTTTCGATCGAGGTTCCGGAGGATTTTTCGTTGGCCTCGAAAGTAGGCGACCATATTGATCCGGCAAATATTTCCTCTGGACAAGAGATATATGTGGATGCGCGAAATGTTCACGATGCGGGCAAGATCGATCTGACGGGAACTGTAAACACTGCAGAACTGAATGGTTCTCTTCTCACGCCGGGTATCTCTGCTGAGAACCATGGGCAGACTTTGATAATGGTCCGGGAACTAACCAAGCAGATTCGCCATGTTGCACATATTGGTTGGCGTTCCGAGCAGGACGTATGCCGGGACGTAGACGGCATTCCAGTGACTGATTCAGTGTCAGGGAGAATTCTTCCAAAGGATTCTCCGCAGTGTGTAGTGGTACCTGCAGTCAATGAAACACCAGAATCGTCACAGCTATCTGATGATTCAGGTAAACAGCACGAGGTTTCAGAGGTTTCTTCTGATCGGCCGCAGCTAGCGAAAACTGGCTCCGAGATATATGTGCTTGTGTCTCTAGCTACGATAACGATCGCAGTTGGAATAGCGCTGACTCGGCGTGAGCGGCGTAAATATCGTGAAGTTTTATAG
- the tdh gene encoding L-threonine 3-dehydrogenase: MSERTRYGLLQGMNMRALVKPTAGPGLELREVPEPTPGQGEVKIKVMRAGLCGTDLHILSWDDFAAAHVKAGQTIGHEFYGEIVELGHGVPEGEGQGQFHVGQRVSVEGHVVCEHCRNCRAGRRHMCSNTVSIGVDRDGAFADYVVVPITNVWKQPDVIDAELGAIFDPLGNAVHTAFQFPLTAEDVLVTGAGPIGFMCAAIARHAGARNVVLTDINDERLELARSIEGVVGVNTLREDVRDRFAELNMTEGFDIGLEISGSPKATEQMIDLCTNGAKIAMLGLPARPYAINWNTLIARMLTIQGVYGRAMYDTWYRATYLMTGSEKFREQVRKVITHRFAPENWEEAFETARGGHAGKIILEWND, from the coding sequence GTGAGTGAAAGAACCCGCTACGGTTTACTCCAAGGAATGAATATGCGCGCACTCGTGAAACCAACTGCTGGCCCAGGCCTTGAATTACGTGAGGTTCCTGAACCAACACCAGGGCAAGGCGAAGTCAAGATTAAGGTGATGCGAGCAGGGCTGTGTGGCACTGACTTACATATACTTTCGTGGGACGATTTCGCCGCAGCACATGTTAAGGCTGGGCAAACTATTGGACATGAATTTTATGGTGAGATCGTTGAACTCGGACATGGGGTTCCGGAGGGCGAGGGTCAAGGTCAATTTCATGTGGGGCAGCGGGTGTCGGTAGAAGGGCACGTGGTGTGTGAACACTGCCGTAATTGCCGTGCGGGGCGTCGCCATATGTGCTCGAATACGGTGTCGATTGGTGTGGATCGTGATGGTGCTTTTGCAGATTACGTCGTCGTCCCAATAACGAATGTGTGGAAACAGCCCGATGTTATCGACGCCGAACTTGGTGCAATTTTCGATCCACTCGGCAATGCTGTGCATACCGCATTCCAATTCCCGTTGACTGCAGAAGACGTTTTGGTGACTGGCGCCGGCCCAATTGGATTTATGTGTGCTGCGATTGCCCGGCACGCTGGCGCACGGAACGTGGTTCTGACGGATATTAACGATGAACGGCTGGAGCTAGCACGGTCCATTGAAGGCGTTGTTGGCGTTAATACGTTGCGTGAGGATGTGCGGGATCGGTTCGCGGAACTCAATATGACAGAGGGCTTTGATATCGGCCTAGAAATCTCTGGTTCTCCCAAAGCGACCGAACAGATGATAGACCTGTGTACCAATGGTGCGAAAATTGCGATGTTGGGGTTGCCGGCACGCCCATACGCTATCAATTGGAACACCTTGATAGCGCGTATGCTGACGATTCAAGGTGTTTATGGTCGCGCGATGTATGACACGTGGTATCGGGCAACGTATCTCATGACCGGATCAGAGAAGTTCCGGGAGCAGGTTCGAAAGGTGATTACGCACCGGTTTGCGCCAGAAAATTGGGAAGAAGCATTTGAGACTGCGCGTGGTGGACACGCAGGCAAGATTATTTTGGAATGGAATGACTGA